GAGATCCCTGGGCTCGTACATGGCGAGGGCCTGCCAGTCGCGTGGATGCCGGATCAGATGGTCGGCGAGGGCGGCGGAGGCGCCGAGCACCCCGAGCAGCCGGTCGCGCAGCGGCTTGGCCGCTATCACCGTGTCCAGCAGCTCGTGGCGGGCGGTCCGCCCGTCCTGCGCCTCGGCGAGCCGGACGAGCCCGAGCAGCGCGAGATCCGGGTCGGCGGTCGCGCCCAGCGCGTCGAGCAGCACCGGGTCGTCCCGCAGGGGCGCCAGCTCGGCGCTGTCGAGGAGCCGCTCGGCGGCGGAGGGATCGGTGAAACCGTGCCGCAGCAGCCGCGTGAAGGTACTGCTCCTGCGCCCCGGCGCCATCATCCTGGGCCTTCCCGTCGCTCCATCGGATCAAGGTCGTACGTCCACGAGCGTAACCGGAGAGGCGTCGGGAAGCGCCGGACGGACCGGAGCGAAGTCCACGCTGGTCGGAACGGTGCCTTCCGCCACCGACGTGGTCGTTTCGGTGGCGCCCCGCACGGTTTTCGGCTTCGGTGAGGGGACCCGTTCCGTCAGGGGCGACGTGAACGCGATCTGGAGGACCAGCGATGCAGTACACGCTCGAAGTCATCCCGCTGCCTGTGAGCGACATCGACCGGGCCCGGGACTTCTACCGCGACAAGGCCGGCTTCCATGTCGACATCGACCAGGAGGTCATGCCGGGGATGCGCATCGTCCAGCTCACGCCACCGGGCTCGGGCTGTTCGATCGCGCTGGGCGACACCATCTGGGACACGATGGACGGCCCGACGCCCGCACCGGGCTCGTACCAGGGCCTCCAGCTGTGCGTCGCCGACATCAAGGCGGCCCACGCCGAGCTGGTCGAGCGCGGTCTGGAGGTGTCGGAGCCGGTGCGGTACTCACCGGACGACGGCGCCACGTTCATGTACTTCAAGGACCCCGACGGCAACGGCTGGGCGATCCAGGAGTACCGCCAGCGGGCCGGAAAGCCGCTGCACCAACTCCTGACGGAGCAGTCGGGCGACTGAGAAAAGCAGGTCAGCACCCGCGCCCCTCAGGGGCGCGGGGAACTGCGCGACCAGCCCCCACGGACCGCGACTGTGATCACGGCCCGCGGCGGAGCCTCAAAGCACCGGCAGGTTCTTCCGCAGCTCGAAAGCGGTGACCTCGCTGCGGTACTCCTCCCACTCCTGGCGCTTGTTGCGGAGGAAGAACTCGAACACGTGCTCGCCGAGCGTCTCGGCGACCAGCTCGCTGCGCTCCATGAGGGAGAGCGCCTCGCCCAGGTTCTGCGGAAGCGGCTCGATGCCCATCGCGCGGCGCTCCGCGTCGGAGAGGGCCCACACGTCGTCGTCGGCGCCCGGGGGGAGCTCGTAGCCCTCCTCGATGCCCTTGAGGCCGGCGGCCAGCAGGACGGCGTACGCCAGGTACGGGTTCGCGCCCGTGTCCAGGGAGCGGACCTCCACGCGCGCGGAGCCCGTCTTGCCCGGCTTGTACATCGGGACGCGGACCAGGGCCGAGCGGTTGTTGTGGCCCCAGCAGATGTACGAGGGGGCCTCGCCGCCGGCGCCCGCGGTGCGCTCCGAGCCGCCCCAGATGCGCTTGTACGAGTTCACCCACTGGTTGGTGACCGCCGCGATCTCCGCCGCGTGCTTCAGCAGGCCCGCGATGAAGGACCGGCCCACCTTGGAGAGCTGGTACTCCGAGCCCGACTCGTAGAACGCGTTGCGGTCGCCCTCGAAGAGCGAGAGGTGCGTGTGCATGCCGCTGCCGGGGTGCTCGGAGAACGGCTTCGGCATGAACGTCGCGTTGACGCCCTGCTCCAGCGCCACCTGCTTCATGACCAGGCGGAACGTCATGATGTTGTCCGCCGTGGAGAGCGCGTCCGCGTACCGCAGGTCGATCTCCTGCTGGCCGGGGGCGCCCTCGTGGTGGGAGAACTCGACCGAGATGCCCATGGACTCCAGCATGGTGATCGCCTGGCGGCGGAAGTCCTGGCCGACGTGGGTCGGGGTGTGGTCGAAGTAGCCGGAGTTGTCGGCCGGGGTCGGGCGGCTGCCGTCCAGCGGCTTGTCCTTCAGGAGGAAGAACTCGATCTCCGGGTGGGTGTAGAACGTGAAGCCCAGGTCGGAGCCGCGCGTGAGGGCGCGCTTGAGGACGTAACGCGGATCCGCGAAGGACGGCGAGCCGTCCGGCATGAGGATGTCGCAGAACATCCGGGCGGTGCCGGGGGCCTCCGCGCGCCACGGGAGGATCTGGAACGTCGACGGATCGGGCTTGGCGATCATGTCGGACTCGTATACGCGAGCGAATCCCTCGATCGCGGAGCCGTCGAAACCGATGCCCTCGTCGAAGGCCTGCTCCAGCTCGGCCGGGGCCACGGCGACGGACTTGAGGAAGCCCAGCACGTCCGTGAACCACAGCCGGACGAACCGGATGTCACGCTCCTCCAGTGTCCGGAGCACGAACTCCTGCTGCTTGTCCATCTTCCGCTTCCCCATCCTTGCTGGTCAGGCCGCCTGTCTCCCGCACCACGGAAGGCGGTCGGGCACCTGAGCATGACACCACACACGCATTTCGTGCGCGTTGCGCACCTTGATCACCCGGCCGACGCCGGGGTGAACGCCTCGCGCACGGCGGGTGTCATGCTCTGCCCCTCATCTTGCCTGTTCGCGACGACATCCGTAATGGGTGATCCCTGACCGGAACCGTTGCGGCGGTCGCGGATTACGATCAGTGGCCACGGATTACGATCAGACACCGACCAAGCGCCGGGCCGACCGGCCGGCCGACCGACCGCCCCTTTCCCCAGAAGGATCGATCCCATGGGTTCCGCCAAGAAGAGCGCCATAGACAGTGGCAGCGCGGCGCGCAAGGCGCGCATAGAGGAGATGCGGCGCGCCGAGCGCTCGCGTGAGCGCCGGAACCGGATCCTCACGATCGGTGTGAGTGTCGTCATAGTGGCCGGCCTGGTCGTCGGCGCGACGGTCCTCGTGAAGAAGCAGTCCGACAAGAGTGACACCGCGGCGAGCGACTCCAAGGGCGCGGGCAAGTTCGTCACCGGCGCGGACGGCGTGAAGACCTGGGACAAGAAGCTCACCCAGAACCACGTCACCAAGACCGTGAACTACCCGATGGAGCCCCCGGTCGGCGGTGACCACAACCAGGTCTGGATGAACTGCAACGGCGACGTCTACGCCAAGGCGCTCAACAACATGAACGCCGTGCACTCCCTGGAGCACGGCGCCGTGTGGGTGACGTACAACAGCAAGGCGGCGAAGACCGACATCGACGCGCTCGCGGCCAAGGTGAAGAAGACGCCGTACACGCTGATGAGCCCGGACGACAAGCAGGCGGATCCGATCATGCTCTCCGCGTGGGGCAAGCAGCGCACGGTTACCAGCGCCAAGGACCCGAACGTGGACAAGTTCTTCGAGGAGTTCGTCCAGGGCAAGCAGACCCCCGAGCCGGGCGCCGCCTGCACGAACGGGCTGTCCCAGTGAGGCGGGCACCCTGGATCGCCGGTGCCGCCGCGACGGCCCTCGTCGCGGCCGGCGCGATCACGTACGCGGTCGCCGACGGCGAGGACTCCGGGATGAAGGCCCCCTCCGCCGGCTCGGCGGACGCGGGCTTCGCCCGTGACATGGCTGTCCACCATCAGCAGGCCGTCGAGATGTCGTACATCGTGCGCGACCGGACGACCAACGAGGAGATCCGGCGGCTCGCGTACGACATCTCGCAGACGCAGGCCAACCAGCGCGGCATGCTGCTGGGCTGGCTCGACCTGTGGGAGCTGCCGAAGGTGTCCTCGGACGCGCCGATGAGCTGGATGGACATGGCGGGCATGGCCGACGGCAAGGACGGCGCGCTGATGCCGGGCATGGCGACCAACACCGACATGACGAAGCTCGGCAGGCTCAGCGGCAAGCAGGCCGAGGTCTTCTATCTCCAGCTGATGACCAAGCACCACCAGGGCGGTATCCACATGGCTCAGGGGTGTGTGGACCGGTGCGAGGTGGGGGTGGAGAAGCGGCTCGCGCAGGGCATGGTCAACGCGCAGGAGTCGGAGATCTCCCTGATGGCGGGGATGTTGAAGGAGCGGGGCGCGAAGGCCCTTTCGTAGGGAGGACGGTTCGCGGAACGATTGGGAACTTAAACCTCAAATCGCTTGCGTATACGTTCTCTTGGGTGCTTCTTGGTACATCCATTCCCCATGGATTCCCCTGGCATGAACAGTTCATCGCGAGAGTGGCCAGCGGCGAGTGATCACTCGCCTTGCTCGCGTTGAACCGCATCAGGGGGTTCCATGAGATCCAATCGCGCCATCAAGCGCGCCGGTGTGAGCCTGGCAGCGACACTGCCTCTGCTCGCCGGCGCGCTGGCGCTCGGCATTCCCGCGGCCCATGCCGCGGACGCCCCGGGCCGGGACACGCTCGCCGGCACCAGGCCCGCGTGGGCCACCGCCAAGGCGGACAAGGGCGCCACGGCCGACAGCTCCAAGGTGTCCGCCCGGGTGTACCTCGCCGGCCGGGACGCGGCCGGGCTGACCGCGTACGCGAAGGCCGTCTCCGACCCGAAGTCCGCCTCGTACGGCAAGTACCTCACCGCCGCGCAGGTCCAGCAGCGCTTCGGTGCCTCCCCGGCCCAGGTCGCCGCCGTCAAGGCGTGGCTGACGGCGTCGGGCCTCAAGGTCACCGGCGTCACGGCCCACTACGTCACAGTGACCGGTGACGTGGCCGCCGCCGAGAAGGCCTTCAGCACACAGCTGCACAACTACGCCAAGGGCAAGAGGACCTACCGTGCCCCGGCGAAGGCCGCGTCCGCGCCGGAGAGCCTGAAGGGTGCCGTCCTGACCGTCACGGGTCTGGACAACGCCCCGCACACGGCGACCCACGACGACACGCTGCCGGCGCCGGAGACGGTGTTCCGCAACGCGGGTCCGTTCTCCACGTACTACGGCTCGAACACCGCTTCGACCCTGCCGACGGCGTACGGCGCCCAGATCCCGTACGCCGTCGAGGGCTACACGGGCAAGCAGCTGCGAGCCGCGTACGGCGCGGGCAGCTGGACCGGCAAGAAGGTGCGCGTCGCCATCACGGACGCCTACGCCTCGCCGTACATCGCCGGCGACGCCGCCACCTACGCGGCCAAGCACGGCGATGCCGACTACCGGAAGGGCCAGCTCAAGCAGGTCCTGCCGGCGAACTACACGAACACCGAGGACTGCGGCGCCGCCGGCTGGTACGGCGAGGAGACCCTCGACGTCGAAGCCGTGCACGCGGTCGCGCCGGGCGCCGACATCACGTACGTCGGCTCCGCGTCCTGCACCGACGACGACCTGCTCGACGCGCTCGGCAAGGTCGTCGACAAGCACCTGGCCGACATCGTCTCCAACTCGTGGGGCGACAACGAGGCCAACCAGACCCCGGAGCTGGCCGCCGCCTACGACCAGCTGTTCAAGCTGGGCGCGGTCCAGGGCATCGGCTTCTACTTCTCCTCCGGCGACAACGGCGACGAGGTCGTCAACACCGGCCAGAAGCAGGTCGACACCCCGGCCAACTCGGCGTGGGTGACGGCGGTCGGCGGTACCTCGCTGGCGGTCGGCCGGGGCGACAAGTACCAGTTCGAGACCGGCTGGGGCACCGAGAAGGCCTCGCTGTCGGCCGACGGCAAGAGCTGGACGAACTTCCCGGGCGCCTACACCTCCGGCGCGGGCGGCGGCACCAGCGCGACCGTCGCGGAGCCCTTCTACCAGAAGGGCCTCGTCCCGGACTACCTGGCCAAGGCCAACAGCTCGAAGGGCAACCGGGTCGTCCCGGACATCGCGGCCATCGCCGACCCGAACACCGGCTTCAAGGTCGGCCAGACCCAGACCCTGCCGGCCGGCGGCACCGCCTACGACGAGTACCGCATCGGCGGTACGTCCCTGGCGGCACCGGTGATCGCGGCCGTGCAGGCGCTGGCCCAGGAGGCTCGCGGCGGCAAGGCGATCGGCTTCGCCAACCCGGCGATCTACGCGACGTACGCCTCGCACGCGAAGGTCTACCACGACGTGACCGACAACCCCACGGGGTACGGACTCGCCGTGGCACGCCTCGACTTCGCCAACGGCTATGACTCCACGGACGGGATCCTCACCTCCGTCCGCAGCCTCGGCAAGGACAGCTCGCTGCAGGCCGTACGCGGCTACGACGACGTGACCGGCGTGGGTTCACCCGCGAGCGGCTACGTCGAGTCGTACCGGCGCCGCTGACCCGGCAGCATGCCTGAAGCCCGCCCCCGGAGCGTTCACCGTCCGGGGGCGGGCTTTTTGTCTCTCCCTGGATCCCGCTACGCGTGCGGCGGCCTGACTCCTCGCCCACCTCGCTCCGTCATGAGGAAGATCACGAAACCCGCGACGAACACGAGTGCGCCGCCGATCAGGAACGGTACGGGGGTGTACTCGTCGATACACGTCTGCCCGCCCGACGACGAACTGCAGACATTCCCCGGGCCGCCACGGTTCAGGTACGCGAGGTAGAAGAGTGGCAGCGCCAGCCCCGCGAGACCTCCGACAGCGGCGTTCCGTGGCCCCTTCCGCAGCAGGAGCACCGCGCCCACGGCGGCCAGGACGAGGAACACCAGCCCCACCGTCAGGATCGCGGCGAGCCCGACGGCCAGGCACGCTCCCACTGCGAACCACGCCAGGAACCAACCCCAGCCCGACCTGCGTCTTTCACTGTCCACCCGTGCACCGCTGTATGCCATACCTCTCATTGAAGACGCGGCCATGACATCCGGGCAACGCACTTCAATGTCTCATTGCCCTGCCATCGTGGAGAGATGACCAGAGATGACCCGAAGCGCGTTGCGGCGGGCCCGGCTTACGGCATGTGACCGCTGAACCAGAAGCGAGAGACCCTGACCGGCGTGGGCCGACGCACACTCCGCACCACCCCATCGTGTCGCATTGACGATTACACTTGGCGGCGTGCCTCAACTACGCCTCGCCCTGAACCAGATCGACTCGCGCGTCGGCGACATCGCCAAGAACGCGGACTCGGTCCTCCGCTGGACCCGGCACTCCGCCGAGCAGGGAGCGCACCTCGTGGCGTTCCCGGAGATGGTGCTGACCGGGTACCCCGTCGAGGATCTCGCCCTGCGCTCCTCCTTCGTGGAGGCGTCCCGCGCGGCCCTGCGCTCACTCGCCACGCGTCTCGCCGACGAGGGCTTCGGTGAGCTGCCGGTGGTCCTCGGCTACCTCGACCGGTCCGAGAGCGACCTGCCGAAGTTCGGCCGCCCGGCCGGCTCCCCGCGCAACGCGGGCGCGGTTCTGTACGGCGGCGAGGTGCTTCTGACCTACGCCAAGCACCACCTCCCGAACTACGGCGTCTTCGACGAGTTCCGCTACTTCGTGCCGGGCGACACCATGCCCGTACTGCGGGTGCACGGCGTCGACGTGGCGCTCGCGATCTGCGAGGACCTCTGGCAGGACGGCGGCCGGGTCCCGGCGGCGCGCTCCGCGAGGGCGGGCCTCCTGCTCTCGATCAACGCCTCCCCGTTCGAGCGCGACAAGGACGACACCCGCCTGGAACTGGTCCGCAAGCGCGCCCAGGAGGCGGGCTGCACGACCGCCTACCTCGCGATGGTCGGCGGCCAGGACGAGCTGGTCTTCGACGGGGACTCGATCGTCGTCGACAAGGACGGCGAGGTGATCGCACGGGCCCCCCAGTTCACGGAGGGCTGCGTGGTCCTCGACCTGGACCTGCCGGCTGCTCTGCCCGACGCCCCGACGGGCGTGGTGGACGACGGGCTGCGCATCGACCGCGTGGTGCTCTCGGAGGACCCGCTGCCGGCGTACGAGCCCGAGCTGACGGGCAGCTACGCGGAGCGCCTGGACGACGCCGAGGAGATGTACTCGGCGCTGGTGGTGGGCCTGCGGGCGTACGCGACGAAGAACGGCTTCAGGTCGGTGCTGATCGGCCTGTCCGGCGGTATCGACTCGGCGCTGGTCGCGGCGCTCGCGTGTGACGCGGTGGGCGCGGAGAACGTGTACGGCGTGGCGATGCCGTCGAAGTACTCGTCCGACCACTCGATCGGCGACGCGGCGGAACTGGCCCGGCGCACGGGCCTCAACTTCCGCACGGTGCCGATCGAGCCGATGTTCGACGCGTACATGGGCTCGCTGGGTCTGACGGGCCTGGCGGAGGAGAACCTCCAGTCACGGCTGCGGGGCACGATGCTGATGGCGATCTCCAACGAGGAGGGTCACATCGTGCTGGCGCCGGGCAACAAGTCGGAGCTGGCGGTGGGTTACTCGACCCTGTACGGCGACTCGGTGGGCGCGTACGGCCCGATCAAGGACGTGTACAAGACGTCGGTCTTCCGCCTGGCCGAGTGGCGCAACAGGGCGGCCTCGGAACGGGGCGAGACCCCGCCGATCCCGGAGAACTCGATCACGAAACCGCCGAGTGCGGAGTTGCGTCCGGACCAGGTGGACACGGATTCCCTCCCCGACTATCCGGTCCTCGACGCGATCCTCGAGCTGTACGTGGACCGGGACACGGGCGCCGACGAGATCGTGGCGGCCGGATACGACGCGGAACTGGTGACCCGGGTACTGCGGATGGTCGACACGGCGGAGTACAAGCGACGCCAGTACCCGCCGGGCACGAAGATCTCGGCAAAGGGCTTCGGCAAGGACCGGCGGCTGCCTATTACGAACGGGTGGCGGGAGTCTGTTTAGCAATAGCTCAACCGATAAGCTTGAGATTTAACCCGTAGGAGCCTTGGGTGCGTGGCTCGCATACTCGTCAAATGAGCTCGATCTCCACGCACCACCGGTTCCGGGACCCCCGGAGCACGAAGTACGACTTCCTCAGGTCGGTTCTCGTGCGCTGTCCCGGCTGCGGGAAGGTCGCGCACGTCGGTACAGCACCAGACCCGTCCGGGGTTCACGACCAGGGCCTCTTCGCACGGAGGCGTCTCGTTTGTCGCAGCTGTGGGCTGGCGAAGGACTGGAGCCGTGGCGGTGTGGCCTTGCACCGGGACCGGCATGCGCCGGCCACAGACCCGTACTTCGATGTACGTCTCTGGCTGCAGACCGAGACCCGGCACGGGTGGGTATGGGCCTACAACCTGGAACACCTGGACCTGATCAGACGATTCGTGCGGGCACCGCTGCGTGAAGGGATTCCCTGGCACGACCATGGCCGAAGGATGACCGTGGTGGCGCGCCTGCCCGCATGGATGCAGCAGGCCAAGAACCGTGACGAGGTGCTGCGGGCCATCGCCCGCATCCACACCTCACTGCTGCGCACCTGACCTTGTCCTTAGCCAGGAGCATCGCTGCTGACCTGGGCGTCAACCGGGCGACCCTGCGGGAGTGGGTGCTGCGTGACCGCGAACGCGTGGCATCACTGCTGCGGTTGCGAAGCCGGGCGCCCGGTCCCGGGAGGCGGTGTCGTCCGCTGATCCGGACGCGCGGGTGCGGCAGTTGGGGCCCGGGTGGCCGAGCTCGAGTCGAGTGAGCGCAAGCTCGCCACCGAGCGGGACATCCTCCGCAAGGCAAGTTCGTTGACGACCACCGCACCACGGCCACCAGGACAGATAGTGCACGAGCCCCAAAGAGGCAGGGATCAATGGCATCGTTCCCCAGGCATCGCCAGGGGTACCGTTCTGGTGTCGAGTCAGAACGGAGCCCGGTATGCCCCCGCATATGGACGAGCACACGGGCGCACGCGTCGCACGCGCGCGCAAAGCCCGCCGGTTGACACAACGCGAGTTGGCCGACCTCTCGAACGTCTCGTACAGCACCCTGACCAAGGTGGAACAAGGCAACCTGCCCGCGAGCCCGTCTGTCACCGGGGCGTTGGCCCGCGCACTGTCCGTGGCGGTCACCGACCTGACCGGTCAGCCCTACCTCGACGAACTGCGACAGGACCAACTGGACGGTCTGATCAACCCGATCCGCGAGGCTCTGAACATCTACGACCTGGGCCCCGACCCGGACGTGGCCCCGCGCCCGGTGGCAGAACTGGAAGCCGACGCGGACAGGCTCTGCGCCATGGTCCGCGCGACGAACATCAAACAGGTCGCCGCCGACCTGCCCGCCCTGATCCACGAAGCCACAACGACCGCCCACATCACACCCGTTGACCGCAACTGGCGGCTGCTCGCCAGTACGTACCGGACCGCGTACGACGTGACCACGAAGCTCGGGTTCTCCGACTTGTGCACGGTGGCCCTGGACCGCCTGGACTGGGCAGCGCAGCGCGCATCGGATCCGGTACTCAGCGGGATGCGTCAGTACCTGCGGGCTCTGGCCTATCTCCGGGCGAGCGACTACCGCACCGGGGGGCGGCTGGTCCAGCTGGGGATGGCCACCCTGCAGCAGGCCGAGGCGGGCCGCGAACGTGATGTCCTCACCGGCCAAATCCACCTCGGTGCCGCCGTATTGGCGGGTCGCTCCAAGGACGCGGAGACAGCAGAAGCGCACCTCGGTGAGGCACAGCGCATCGCGCAGCGGACCGGCCCGGCGGAGAAGGTGCACTGGCTGTCTTTCGGCCCGACCAACGTCGGTGTGCACCGCGTGAGCGTGCTCGCGGAACTCGACCAGTACCCCGAAGCCGTGCACGCGGCGCAGGAGATCGCGATTCCCGCCGAGTGGCCCCCGTCCCGGCTGGCGCATCACCACGCCGAGGTCGCGCGGGCGGAGATGTGGACGGGCCGCACCGACGCGGCGTTCAAGAGCCTGACGAGAGCGCGCAAACTGGCGCCGCAGCAAACTCGATATCACCCCACGGTGCGCGAGACCTATGCCGGGCTGGAAGCGGCCAGACGCAGAATGCCGGATACCTTCAACAACTTCGGTTCATGGCTCGGTATGTGACATTGCGTCAAGCAAAGGCCGGGGCTATCAGCGATGTCTGATAGTTCCGGCCTTCTGTTGTCCCCATGATGTGGAAGTGCAAAGACCCCCGCGACCGTGCGACCGGTCCGGGGGCGTGGCCCACCACTTCGAGGGAGTGATGAACATGGCCGAGCGTAGCGCTGCCGCGCTGCACTGGCTTCTGGCGCCCCTGGCTCTCTGGGGCCTCACCCGCCTGTTCCCACCGACCGGCATCCGCCGGAGGGCATCGACAGCGATTCGAGCCGTCGAGACGAACAAGGACACAAGAGATCACGTGTGCCTGGTAGTACGGGTGCCCGCTCAGCGTCGGTCGCCGTACAGCACCGACCACGCACCCCTTGACGGTTCCGCATCCCGCCTCTCACGGCCGTACCTGCCCGACCTCGCCGACCAGGTCGCCGAGGTCACCGCACTGCGTACAGCCCGTGTACGGCCGTACTGGACAGCGGGGGAACACGTGCTGAGATGGCGGCGACGGCGCGTGCTGGTGCCGGCGGCTCACTTGCGGCTCGACCTCGATACCCCCGACATCCAACCGGTCCTGGCCGGGGGTGGCGTCCGATGATCGGCGCGAGGGTCAACTCGGCCGTACGGCAAGTCGAGTTGCCGATGCTGCGTACCTACCGCCTGTGGTTCGAGCACGCCCGCAAGTGCGCCGACTGCAAGAACGTCCGCAAAGCGCAGCAGGGTTGTGGAAGCGGACGGGAACTATGGAATGCCTACCGCCTCGCATACGCCGGAGGCGACCGATGACCCCGCCGACGGCGAACACGGACCGGTGCGGGAAAGTTCGCGCCTCGCTGTTCTACCGCGCCCCGATCCTCAGCGAGGTGGGGGCCTGCGTTCTCCCCCACGGTCACGACGGGGATCACCGAGACCCGAAGGGCGGCACCTGGAATGTGATCCCGCTCTACCCGATGACCAACGTCGGCAGGGAGACGGAGAAATGACCCGCGCCCCCGAGCCGGCCTGGACGCCGGAACGCCCGTACGTCTCCGGCCGCTGCTCCATCGGCACCCATGGCGTGTGCCAGGACGCGGAGCCCCGGGAGAGCGGTTTTACTGGACTGCGCTACCTGGTGTGCACGTGCTGTTGCCACCGACTGGGGCCGATCCCTGCGAACGGAGTCAGTTCGTGAATTGCCGCGACAGCAAGCGGGGTTGATTCCGCGCATGCAGGAGGCTCAGTAGCTCATCGCCGTCGCCGACGGACGCGGCGGCGATGAGCCGTGCCGCCCTCCCCTACCGGTTGCCTGCGGGCCGGCCGATGTGGGCCCGCAGCAGCTTCACCGCCAGGTCGTGGCCGTAGCGCTCGGCCATGCCCATGGGACTGCGACCGGCTGGATCAGCGAGCTCCGGATCAGCCCCGAAGGCCAGCAGCACAGCAGTGGTATGCACAGTCAGCGGTTGGCCGCTCTGCAGACAGCCATCGCCCTCGGTGTCAATCGCATGCGTCAGCAGCGTCATGTTGCCGAAGACCTCGTCGGGGTCGGACCCGTCGCCCAGCAACCGCGCCAGGGTCTCCGCGTCCTCGTGCTCGACCGCGTGGTGGGCAGGCGTCCAGTAGTCACTCACCGAGGCATTCAATCGCCACCACAGCCCGCCCGCCAGCGACTGTCCACGCCACCGGTCACACTTGAGACGGCGTCTACGTTGCCGGGGCCTGGGCCTGAGGTGAAGAAGCAGTGGGGTCGGGGTGGACGGACCTCCTCCGAAGCCCTGGCATCGTCCACCGCTACTGGTTCGGAATTTCGAGCAACTCATTTGGTTCGGCATTTCGATCAAAAATCGTTCGACATTTCGACCTTCTCCGAAACCC
This genomic interval from Streptomyces sp. B21-083 contains the following:
- a CDS encoding glutamine synthetase family protein, translating into MDKQQEFVLRTLEERDIRFVRLWFTDVLGFLKSVAVAPAELEQAFDEGIGFDGSAIEGFARVYESDMIAKPDPSTFQILPWRAEAPGTARMFCDILMPDGSPSFADPRYVLKRALTRGSDLGFTFYTHPEIEFFLLKDKPLDGSRPTPADNSGYFDHTPTHVGQDFRRQAITMLESMGISVEFSHHEGAPGQQEIDLRYADALSTADNIMTFRLVMKQVALEQGVNATFMPKPFSEHPGSGMHTHLSLFEGDRNAFYESGSEYQLSKVGRSFIAGLLKHAAEIAAVTNQWVNSYKRIWGGSERTAGAGGEAPSYICWGHNNRSALVRVPMYKPGKTGSARVEVRSLDTGANPYLAYAVLLAAGLKGIEEGYELPPGADDDVWALSDAERRAMGIEPLPQNLGEALSLMERSELVAETLGEHVFEFFLRNKRQEWEEYRSEVTAFELRKNLPVL
- a CDS encoding VOC family protein, which produces MQYTLEVIPLPVSDIDRARDFYRDKAGFHVDIDQEVMPGMRIVQLTPPGSGCSIALGDTIWDTMDGPTPAPGSYQGLQLCVADIKAAHAELVERGLEVSEPVRYSPDDGATFMYFKDPDGNGWAIQEYRQRAGKPLHQLLTEQSGD
- a CDS encoding NAD+ synthase, with the protein product MPQLRLALNQIDSRVGDIAKNADSVLRWTRHSAEQGAHLVAFPEMVLTGYPVEDLALRSSFVEASRAALRSLATRLADEGFGELPVVLGYLDRSESDLPKFGRPAGSPRNAGAVLYGGEVLLTYAKHHLPNYGVFDEFRYFVPGDTMPVLRVHGVDVALAICEDLWQDGGRVPAARSARAGLLLSINASPFERDKDDTRLELVRKRAQEAGCTTAYLAMVGGQDELVFDGDSIVVDKDGEVIARAPQFTEGCVVLDLDLPAALPDAPTGVVDDGLRIDRVVLSEDPLPAYEPELTGSYAERLDDAEEMYSALVVGLRAYATKNGFRSVLIGLSGGIDSALVAALACDAVGAENVYGVAMPSKYSSDHSIGDAAELARRTGLNFRTVPIEPMFDAYMGSLGLTGLAEENLQSRLRGTMLMAISNEEGHIVLAPGNKSELAVGYSTLYGDSVGAYGPIKDVYKTSVFRLAEWRNRAASERGETPPIPENSITKPPSAELRPDQVDTDSLPDYPVLDAILELYVDRDTGADEIVAAGYDAELVTRVLRMVDTAEYKRRQYPPGTKISAKGFGKDRRLPITNGWRESV
- a CDS encoding S53 family peptidase, which translates into the protein MRSNRAIKRAGVSLAATLPLLAGALALGIPAAHAADAPGRDTLAGTRPAWATAKADKGATADSSKVSARVYLAGRDAAGLTAYAKAVSDPKSASYGKYLTAAQVQQRFGASPAQVAAVKAWLTASGLKVTGVTAHYVTVTGDVAAAEKAFSTQLHNYAKGKRTYRAPAKAASAPESLKGAVLTVTGLDNAPHTATHDDTLPAPETVFRNAGPFSTYYGSNTASTLPTAYGAQIPYAVEGYTGKQLRAAYGAGSWTGKKVRVAITDAYASPYIAGDAATYAAKHGDADYRKGQLKQVLPANYTNTEDCGAAGWYGEETLDVEAVHAVAPGADITYVGSASCTDDDLLDALGKVVDKHLADIVSNSWGDNEANQTPELAAAYDQLFKLGAVQGIGFYFSSGDNGDEVVNTGQKQVDTPANSAWVTAVGGTSLAVGRGDKYQFETGWGTEKASLSADGKSWTNFPGAYTSGAGGGTSATVAEPFYQKGLVPDYLAKANSSKGNRVVPDIAAIADPNTGFKVGQTQTLPAGGTAYDEYRIGGTSLAAPVIAAVQALAQEARGGKAIGFANPAIYATYASHAKVYHDVTDNPTGYGLAVARLDFANGYDSTDGILTSVRSLGKDSSLQAVRGYDDVTGVGSPASGYVESYRRR
- a CDS encoding DUF305 domain-containing protein, with product MRRAPWIAGAAATALVAAGAITYAVADGEDSGMKAPSAGSADAGFARDMAVHHQQAVEMSYIVRDRTTNEEIRRLAYDISQTQANQRGMLLGWLDLWELPKVSSDAPMSWMDMAGMADGKDGALMPGMATNTDMTKLGRLSGKQAEVFYLQLMTKHHQGGIHMAQGCVDRCEVGVEKRLAQGMVNAQESEISLMAGMLKERGAKALS
- a CDS encoding helix-turn-helix domain-containing protein, whose amino-acid sequence is MPPHMDEHTGARVARARKARRLTQRELADLSNVSYSTLTKVEQGNLPASPSVTGALARALSVAVTDLTGQPYLDELRQDQLDGLINPIREALNIYDLGPDPDVAPRPVAELEADADRLCAMVRATNIKQVAADLPALIHEATTTAHITPVDRNWRLLASTYRTAYDVTTKLGFSDLCTVALDRLDWAAQRASDPVLSGMRQYLRALAYLRASDYRTGGRLVQLGMATLQQAEAGRERDVLTGQIHLGAAVLAGRSKDAETAEAHLGEAQRIAQRTGPAEKVHWLSFGPTNVGVHRVSVLAELDQYPEAVHAAQEIAIPAEWPPSRLAHHHAEVARAEMWTGRTDAAFKSLTRARKLAPQQTRYHPTVRETYAGLEAARRRMPDTFNNFGSWLGM
- a CDS encoding DUF3105 domain-containing protein; translated protein: MGSAKKSAIDSGSAARKARIEEMRRAERSRERRNRILTIGVSVVIVAGLVVGATVLVKKQSDKSDTAASDSKGAGKFVTGADGVKTWDKKLTQNHVTKTVNYPMEPPVGGDHNQVWMNCNGDVYAKALNNMNAVHSLEHGAVWVTYNSKAAKTDIDALAAKVKKTPYTLMSPDDKQADPIMLSAWGKQRTVTSAKDPNVDKFFEEFVQGKQTPEPGAACTNGLSQ
- a CDS encoding ankyrin repeat domain-containing protein, yielding MSDYWTPAHHAVEHEDAETLARLLGDGSDPDEVFGNMTLLTHAIDTEGDGCLQSGQPLTVHTTAVLLAFGADPELADPAGRSPMGMAERYGHDLAVKLLRAHIGRPAGNR